In Megalobrama amblycephala isolate DHTTF-2021 linkage group LG10, ASM1881202v1, whole genome shotgun sequence, one DNA window encodes the following:
- the zmp:0000001006 gene encoding H-2 class II histocompatibility antigen, E-D alpha chain isoform X2: MLAFLLIVAFHEIILCAEHAYQQFIECAFNSQGQVDHTWNYGYDGKDIMHVDLEKKAVIATSEPGKMLEEERKHIEYIKRKEEKLKMVCSAVKTVFLKSNNSLSRAAKPSVLLSAGGEQDQKYLKCVVHGFYPNVIRVRWTQKGRPVYFGVSSTGILPHRDGTFQMTSYLSLINMNPDGVTCEIEHLSLDGILKKTYEEKSHITEYVLWATVAFFLGFALPVFLTVIFIRIRKQTTEPPEDTSDGSKASLSLNLMNMSQET; encoded by the exons ATGCTTGCTTTTCTCCTCATTGTGGCTTTTCATGAAATCATCCTTTGTGCAG AACATGCATACCAGCAGTTCATTGAGTGTGCATTCAACAGTCAAGGGCAAGTAGACCATACATGGAACTATGGGTATGATGGAAAAGACATCATGCATGTGGATTTGGAGAAGAAAGCTGTGATTGCTACCAGTGAACCTGGTAAAATGTtagaagaagagagaaaacaTATAGAGtacattaaaagaaaagaagaaaaactaAAGATGGTGTGCTCTGCTGTGAAAACTGTCTTCCTAAAGTCCAACAATTCTCTATCAAGAGCAg CAAAACCATCCGTGCTTTTATCAGCTGGAGGAGAACAggatcagaaatatcttaaatgTGTTGTGCATGGCTTCTATCCGAATGTCATCCGAGTGCGTTGGACCCAAAAAGGAAGGCCGGTCTATTTTGGTGTATCAAGTACTGGAATACTCCCTCACAGAGATGGCACATTTCAGATGACCTCCTATCTTAGCCTTATTAACATGAACCCTGACGGGGTTACCTGTGAGATTGAACACCTAAGCCTTGATGGGATATTGAAGAAAACCTATG AGGAGAAATCACACATCACAGAATATGTACTTTGGGCAACGGTTGCCTTTTTCCTCGGATTTGCATTGCCGGTGTTCctaactgtaatatttatacggaTAAGGAAACAAACAACAGAACCACCTGAGGACACAAGTGACGGATCAAAAGCATCTTTATCTTTGAATTTAATGAATATGTCTCAGGAAACATAA
- the zmp:0000001006 gene encoding H-2 class II histocompatibility antigen, E-D alpha chain isoform X1, whose amino-acid sequence MLAFLLIVAFHEIILCAEEHAYQQFIECAFNSQGQVDHTWNYGYDGKDIMHVDLEKKAVIATSEPGKMLEEERKHIEYIKRKEEKLKMVCSAVKTVFLKSNNSLSRAAKPSVLLSAGGEQDQKYLKCVVHGFYPNVIRVRWTQKGRPVYFGVSSTGILPHRDGTFQMTSYLSLINMNPDGVTCEIEHLSLDGILKKTYEEKSHITEYVLWATVAFFLGFALPVFLTVIFIRIRKQTTEPPEDTSDGSKASLSLNLMNMSQET is encoded by the exons ATGCTTGCTTTTCTCCTCATTGTGGCTTTTCATGAAATCATCCTTTGTGCAG AAGAACATGCATACCAGCAGTTCATTGAGTGTGCATTCAACAGTCAAGGGCAAGTAGACCATACATGGAACTATGGGTATGATGGAAAAGACATCATGCATGTGGATTTGGAGAAGAAAGCTGTGATTGCTACCAGTGAACCTGGTAAAATGTtagaagaagagagaaaacaTATAGAGtacattaaaagaaaagaagaaaaactaAAGATGGTGTGCTCTGCTGTGAAAACTGTCTTCCTAAAGTCCAACAATTCTCTATCAAGAGCAg CAAAACCATCCGTGCTTTTATCAGCTGGAGGAGAACAggatcagaaatatcttaaatgTGTTGTGCATGGCTTCTATCCGAATGTCATCCGAGTGCGTTGGACCCAAAAAGGAAGGCCGGTCTATTTTGGTGTATCAAGTACTGGAATACTCCCTCACAGAGATGGCACATTTCAGATGACCTCCTATCTTAGCCTTATTAACATGAACCCTGACGGGGTTACCTGTGAGATTGAACACCTAAGCCTTGATGGGATATTGAAGAAAACCTATG AGGAGAAATCACACATCACAGAATATGTACTTTGGGCAACGGTTGCCTTTTTCCTCGGATTTGCATTGCCGGTGTTCctaactgtaatatttatacggaTAAGGAAACAAACAACAGAACCACCTGAGGACACAAGTGACGGATCAAAAGCATCTTTATCTTTGAATTTAATGAATATGTCTCAGGAAACATAA